Proteins from a genomic interval of Phocoena phocoena chromosome 20, mPhoPho1.1, whole genome shotgun sequence:
- the RIPOR1 gene encoding rho family-interacting cell polarization regulator 1 isoform X3, protein MQKLAQRGSPARTHSMMSLSVRPQRRLLSARVNRSQSFAGVLGSQERGPRSFPAFSPPGPPRKPPALSRVSKMFSVAHPAPKVPQPERLDLVYTALKRGLTAYLEVHQQEQEKLQRQIRESKRNSRLGFLYDLDKQVKSIERFLRRLEFHASKIDELYEAYCVQRRLRDGAYNMVRAYSTGSPGSREARDSLAEATRGHREYTESMCLLESELEAQLGEFHLRMKGLAGFARLCVGDQYEICMKYGRQRWKLRGRIEGSGKQVWDSEETVFLPLLTEFLSIKVTELKGLANHVVVGSVSCETKDLFAALPQVVAVDINDLGTIKLSLEVTWSPFDKDDQPSAASTVNKASTVTKRFSTYSQSPPDTPSLREQAFYNMLRRQEELENGTAWSLSSESSDDSSSPQLSGTARHSSAPRPLVQQPEPLPIQVAFRRAETSTSGTVDEEGAMAPALANGHAPYSRTLSHISEASVDAALAEASVEAAGLESLVQGPSPPAHPDPTHGEHPSPVPSALDPSHSAISPTLSTTGPAHTSTDPAPSAHLDSVNKTINSSSPELPDPTHTTTSATSSVVSPTHSAPSLTHTTTGSTHKTVVSTITITGPTPSTTGPTHTTTSPTHTTASPTHTTISPTHTATSPTYTITSPTHTIISPANTTASSTHTTTSSTHTTATPTHTARISTHTATPNAKDPVQITESPTHSVTSPTLITVSPSTFLDLATLSNPSANTDPPLPGIDPLSCSYPASTSCTQADPIAPSTSHPSPTCSSWEPLTSPSPKLPEAIRQSPSPPPSPLAPVPQHSDPRVARAAQAPVPGAAGGAGDRKLEEALGALMAALDDYRGQFPELQGLEQEVTRLESLLMQRQGLTRSRASSLSITVEHALESFSFLNEDEDNDSPGDRPPNSPEPGAEDSLDSPSARPLSTECPALDTALVQHLYHCSRLLLKLGTFGPLRCQEAWALERLLREARVLEAVCELSRRWEIPATSAQEVVQFSASRPGFLTFWDQCTEGLSPFICPVERVLLTFCNQYGARLSLRQPGLAEAVCVKFLEDALGQKLPRRPQSGPGEQLTVFQFWSYFEALDSSCMEAYVTETAEEVLLVRNLNSDDQAVVLKALRLAPEGRLRRDGLRALSSLLVHGNNKVMAAVSTQLRSLSLGPAFRERALLCFLDQLEDEDVQTRVAGCLALGCIKAPEGIEPLVYLCQTDTEAVREAARQSLQQCGEEGQSAHRRLEESLDALPRIFGPGSMASTAF, encoded by the exons ATGCAGAAactggcccagagag GGAGCCCCGCGCGGACTCATTCCATGATGTCCCTGTCGGTGCGGCCGCAGCGCCGCCTGCTCAGCGCCCGGGTCAATAGGAGCCAGTCCTTCGCAGGCGTCCTCGGCAGCCAGGAGCGGGGGCCCAG GAGCTTCCCAGCCTTCAGTCCCCCGGGGCCCCCACGGAAGCCCCCAGCGCTCTCCCGAGTGTCCAAGATGTTTTCAGTGGCGCACCCGGCCCCCAAGGTCCCACAGCCTGAGCGGCTGGACCTGGTGTACACGGCGCTCAAGCGAGGCCTGAC GGCCTATTTGGAAGTGCACCAGCAGGAGCAGGAGAAACTCCAAAGACAGATAAGGGAGTCCAAGAGGAATTCCCGCCTG GGCTTCCTGTATGACTTAGACAAG CAAGTCAAGTCCATTGAACGCTTCCTACGACGGCTGGAGTTCCACGCCAGCAAG ATCGACGAGCTGTATGAGGCATACTGTGTCCAGCGGCGTCTCCGGGATGGCGCCTACAACATGGTCCGTGCCTACAGCACCGGCTCCCCAGGGAGCCGTGAGGCCCGGGACAGCCTGGCCGAGGCTACTCGGGGGCATCGGGAGTACACAGAG AGCATGTGCCTGCTGGAGAGCGAGCTGGAAGCACAGCTGGGCGAGTTCCATCTCCGGATGAAAG GGCTGGCCGGCTTCGCCAGGCTATGTGTGGGCGATCAGTATGAG ATCTGCATGAAATATGGGCGTCAGCGCTGGAAACTACGGGGCCGCATAGAGGGTAGTGGAAAGCAGGTGTGGGACAGTGAGGAAACCGTCTTTCTTCCTCTGCTCACGGAGTTCCTGTCCATCAAG GTGACAGAACTGAAGGGCCTGGCCAACCATGTGGTTGTAGGCAGCGTCTCCTGTGAGACCAAGGATCTGTTCGCTGCCCTGCCCCAGGTCGTAGCTGTGGACATTAATGACCTCGGCACCATCAAGCTCAGCCTGGAAGTCACGTGGAG TCCCTTCGACAAGGATGACCAGCCCTCAGCCGCTTCTACTGTCAACAAGGCCTCCACAGTCACCAAGCGCTTCTCCACCTACAGCCAGAGCCCACCAGACACGCCCTCACTTCGGGAACAGGCCTTCTAT aATATGCTGAGGCGGCAGGAGGAGCTGGAGAATGGCACAGCGTGGTCCCTGTCGTCCGAATCTTCTGATGACTCCTCTAGCCCACAGCTCTCAGGCACTGCACGCCACTCCTCAGCCCCCAGGCCCCTGGTGCAGCAGCCTGAGCCTCTGCCCATCCAGGTTGCCTTCCGTAGGGCTGAGACCTCCACTTCTGGAACCGTGGATGAGGAGGGGGCCATGGCCCCAGCCCTGGCCAATGGGCATGCCCCCTACAGCCGGACTCTGAGCCATATCAGTGAGGCCAGTGTGGATGCTGCCCTGGCTGAGGCTTCAGTGGAGGCTGCAGGCCTAGAAAGTCTAGTCCAGGGACCCAGCCCACCTGCACATCCAGATCCCACACATGGAGAGCACCCTAGTCCTGTCCCTTCTGCCCTGGACCCTAGCCATTCTGCCATAAGCCCCACTCTCAGTACAACAGGCCCCGCCCACACATCTACAGACCCTGCCCCCTCTGCACACCTAGACTCAGTTAACAAGACCATAAATTCTAGCTCTCCTGAATTGCCAGACCCCACGCACACCACTACAAGCGCCACCTCTAGTGTTGTAAGCCCTACCCATAGTGCTCCAAGCCTTACTCACACTACCACAGGTTCTACCCACAAGACTGTGGTCTCTACCATCACTATTACAGGCCCTACCCCCAGTACCACAGG CCCCACCCACACTACCACTAGCCCCACCCATACTACTGCAAGCCCTACCCATACCACCATAAGCCCCACCCACACTGCTACAAGCCCTACCTATACCATAACAAGCCCCACCCATACCATAATAAGCCCTGCCAACACTACTGCAAGCTCTACCCACACCACCACAAGCAGTACCCACACTACTGCAACCCCTACTCACACAGCCAGGATTTCAACTCACACCGCTACACCCAATGCTAAGGACCCAGTCCAGATCACCGAGAGTCCTACCCATTCTGTCACAAGTCCCACGCTTATAACTGTAAGCCCTTCCACTTTTCTAGACCTTGCCACGCTCTCCAACCCCTCTGCAAACACAGACCCTCCCCTCCCAGGCATCGACCCCCTGTCCTGTAGCTACCCAGCCTCCACTTCCTGCACTCAGGCAGACCCCATAGCCCCCAGCACCTCCCACCCAAGTCCTACCTGCTCCAGTTGGGAACCCCTCACAAGCCCTTCCCCAAAACTCCCAGAAGCCATCCGTCAGAGCCCAagtccccctccctcacccctagCCCCTGTGCCCCAGCATTCAGACCCTAGAGTGGCCAGGGCTGCCCAGGCCCCAGTTCCAGGGGCAGCTGGAGGTGCTGGGGACAGGAAACTGGAAGAGGCACTGGGGGCCCTAATGGCTGCCCTGGATGACTATCGTGGCCAGTTTCCTGAGCTGCAGGGCCTGGAGCAGGAGGTGACCCGGCTGGAGAGTCTGCTTATG CAGAGACAAGGCCTGACTCGCAGCCGGGCCTCCAGTCTTAGCATCACTGTGGAGCATGCCCTGGAGAGCTTCAGCTTCCTCAATGAAGATGAAGACAATGACAGTCCTGGGGACAG GCCCCCAAACAGCCCGGAGCCTGGGGCTGAGGACAGCCTCGACTCACCTAGTGCCCGACCCCTCAGCACAGAGTGTCCAGCTCTGGACACTGCCTTGGTCCAGCATCTGTACCACTGCAGCCGCCTCCTGCTG aaactgggcacaTTTGGGCCCCTGCGCTGCCAAGAGGCATGGGCCCTGGAGCGGCTACTACGGGAGGCCCGAGTGCTTGAAGCAGTATGTGAGCTTAGCAGGCGATGGGAAATCCCTGCCACCTCTGCCCAGGAAG TGGTGCAGTTCTCGGCCTCCCGGCCCGGCTTCCTGACCTTCTGGGACCAATGTACAGAGGGACTCAGCCCCTTCATCTGCCCTGTGGAGCGGGTGCTCCTCACCTTCTGCAATCAGTACGGCGCCCGTCTCTCCCTGCGCCAGCCAGGCTTAGCCGAGGCTG TGTGTGTCAAGTTCCTGGAGGATGCCCTGGGGCAGAAGCTGCCCCGGAGGCCCCAGTCAGGCCCTGGAGAGCAGCTCACCGTCTTCCAGTTCTGGAGTTACTTCGAAGCCTTGGACAGCTCCTGCATGGAGGCCTATGTGACCGAGACTGCCGAGGAGG TGTTACTAGTGCGGAATCTGAACTCAGATGACCAGGCTGTGGTGCTGAAAGCCCTGAGGTTGGCACCTGAGGGGCGGCTTCGAAGGGATGGGCTCCGGGCCCTCAGCTCCCTGCTTGTCCATGGCAACAACAAGGTCATGGCTGCTGTCAGCACTCAGCTCCGGAGCCTGTCACTGGGCCCTGCCTTTCGGGAAAGG GCTCTACTCTGCTTCCTGGACCAGCTCGAGGATGAGGATGTGCAGACGAGAGTGGCTGGCTGCTTGGCCCTGGGCTGCATCAAG GCTCCTGAAGGCATTGAGCCCCTGGTGTACCTGTGCCAAACGGACACAGAAGCCGTGAGGGAAGCAGCTCGGCAGAGCCTGCAGCAATGCG GAGAAGAGGGACAGTCTGCCCATCGACGGCTGGAGGAGTCACTGGATGCCCTGCCCCGCATCTTCGGGCCCGGCAGCATGGCCAGCACGGCATTTTAA
- the RIPOR1 gene encoding rho family-interacting cell polarization regulator 1 isoform X4, producing MQKLAQRGSPARTHSMMSLSVRPQRRLLSARVNRSQSFAGVLGSQERGPRSFPAFSPPGPPRKPPALSRVSKMFSVAHPAPKVPQPERLDLVYTALKRGLTAYLEVHQQEQEKLQRQIRESKRNSRLGFLYDLDKQVKSIERFLRRLEFHASKIDELYEAYCVQRRLRDGAYNMVRAYSTGSPGSREARDSLAEATRGHREYTESMCLLESELEAQLGEFHLRMKGLAGFARLCVGDQYEICMKYGRQRWKLRGRIEGSGKQVWDSEETVFLPLLTEFLSIKVTELKGLANHVVVGSVSCETKDLFAALPQVVAVDINDLGTIKLSLEVTWSPFDKDDQPSAASTVNKASTVTKRFSTYSQSPPDTPSLREQAFYNMLRRQEELENGTAWSLSSESSDDSSSPQLSGTARHSSAPRPLVQQPEPLPIQVAFRRAETSTSGTVDEEGAMAPALANGHAPYSRTLSHISEASVDAALAEASVEAAGLESLVQGPSPPAHPDPTHGEHPSPVPSALDPSHSAISPTLSTTGPAHTSTDPAPSAHLDSVNKTINSSSPELPDPTHTTTSATSSVVSPTHSAPSLTHTTTGSTHKTVVSTITITGPTPSTTGPTHTTTSPTHTTASPTHTTISPTHTATSPTYTITSPTHTIISPANTTASSTHTTTSSTHTTATPTHTARISTHTATPNAKDPVQITESPTHSVTSPTLITVSPSTFLDLATLSNPSANTDPPLPGIDPLSCSYPASTSCTQADPIAPSTSHPSPTCSSWEPLTSPSPKLPEAIRQSPSPPPSPLAPVPQHSDPRVARAAQAPVPGAAGGAGDRKLEEALGALMAALDDYRGQFPELQGLEQEVTRLESLLMRQGLTRSRASSLSITVEHALESFSFLNEDEDNDSPGDRPPNSPEPGAEDSLDSPSARPLSTECPALDTALVQHLYHCSRLLLKLGTFGPLRCQEAWALERLLREARVLEAVCELSRRWEIPATSAQEVVQFSASRPGFLTFWDQCTEGLSPFICPVERVLLTFCNQYGARLSLRQPGLAEAVCVKFLEDALGQKLPRRPQSGPGEQLTVFQFWSYFEALDSSCMEAYVTETAEEVLLVRNLNSDDQAVVLKALRLAPEGRLRRDGLRALSSLLVHGNNKVMAAVSTQLRSLSLGPAFRERALLCFLDQLEDEDVQTRVAGCLALGCIKAPEGIEPLVYLCQTDTEAVREAARQSLQQCGEEGQSAHRRLEESLDALPRIFGPGSMASTAF from the exons ATGCAGAAactggcccagagag GGAGCCCCGCGCGGACTCATTCCATGATGTCCCTGTCGGTGCGGCCGCAGCGCCGCCTGCTCAGCGCCCGGGTCAATAGGAGCCAGTCCTTCGCAGGCGTCCTCGGCAGCCAGGAGCGGGGGCCCAG GAGCTTCCCAGCCTTCAGTCCCCCGGGGCCCCCACGGAAGCCCCCAGCGCTCTCCCGAGTGTCCAAGATGTTTTCAGTGGCGCACCCGGCCCCCAAGGTCCCACAGCCTGAGCGGCTGGACCTGGTGTACACGGCGCTCAAGCGAGGCCTGAC GGCCTATTTGGAAGTGCACCAGCAGGAGCAGGAGAAACTCCAAAGACAGATAAGGGAGTCCAAGAGGAATTCCCGCCTG GGCTTCCTGTATGACTTAGACAAG CAAGTCAAGTCCATTGAACGCTTCCTACGACGGCTGGAGTTCCACGCCAGCAAG ATCGACGAGCTGTATGAGGCATACTGTGTCCAGCGGCGTCTCCGGGATGGCGCCTACAACATGGTCCGTGCCTACAGCACCGGCTCCCCAGGGAGCCGTGAGGCCCGGGACAGCCTGGCCGAGGCTACTCGGGGGCATCGGGAGTACACAGAG AGCATGTGCCTGCTGGAGAGCGAGCTGGAAGCACAGCTGGGCGAGTTCCATCTCCGGATGAAAG GGCTGGCCGGCTTCGCCAGGCTATGTGTGGGCGATCAGTATGAG ATCTGCATGAAATATGGGCGTCAGCGCTGGAAACTACGGGGCCGCATAGAGGGTAGTGGAAAGCAGGTGTGGGACAGTGAGGAAACCGTCTTTCTTCCTCTGCTCACGGAGTTCCTGTCCATCAAG GTGACAGAACTGAAGGGCCTGGCCAACCATGTGGTTGTAGGCAGCGTCTCCTGTGAGACCAAGGATCTGTTCGCTGCCCTGCCCCAGGTCGTAGCTGTGGACATTAATGACCTCGGCACCATCAAGCTCAGCCTGGAAGTCACGTGGAG TCCCTTCGACAAGGATGACCAGCCCTCAGCCGCTTCTACTGTCAACAAGGCCTCCACAGTCACCAAGCGCTTCTCCACCTACAGCCAGAGCCCACCAGACACGCCCTCACTTCGGGAACAGGCCTTCTAT aATATGCTGAGGCGGCAGGAGGAGCTGGAGAATGGCACAGCGTGGTCCCTGTCGTCCGAATCTTCTGATGACTCCTCTAGCCCACAGCTCTCAGGCACTGCACGCCACTCCTCAGCCCCCAGGCCCCTGGTGCAGCAGCCTGAGCCTCTGCCCATCCAGGTTGCCTTCCGTAGGGCTGAGACCTCCACTTCTGGAACCGTGGATGAGGAGGGGGCCATGGCCCCAGCCCTGGCCAATGGGCATGCCCCCTACAGCCGGACTCTGAGCCATATCAGTGAGGCCAGTGTGGATGCTGCCCTGGCTGAGGCTTCAGTGGAGGCTGCAGGCCTAGAAAGTCTAGTCCAGGGACCCAGCCCACCTGCACATCCAGATCCCACACATGGAGAGCACCCTAGTCCTGTCCCTTCTGCCCTGGACCCTAGCCATTCTGCCATAAGCCCCACTCTCAGTACAACAGGCCCCGCCCACACATCTACAGACCCTGCCCCCTCTGCACACCTAGACTCAGTTAACAAGACCATAAATTCTAGCTCTCCTGAATTGCCAGACCCCACGCACACCACTACAAGCGCCACCTCTAGTGTTGTAAGCCCTACCCATAGTGCTCCAAGCCTTACTCACACTACCACAGGTTCTACCCACAAGACTGTGGTCTCTACCATCACTATTACAGGCCCTACCCCCAGTACCACAGG CCCCACCCACACTACCACTAGCCCCACCCATACTACTGCAAGCCCTACCCATACCACCATAAGCCCCACCCACACTGCTACAAGCCCTACCTATACCATAACAAGCCCCACCCATACCATAATAAGCCCTGCCAACACTACTGCAAGCTCTACCCACACCACCACAAGCAGTACCCACACTACTGCAACCCCTACTCACACAGCCAGGATTTCAACTCACACCGCTACACCCAATGCTAAGGACCCAGTCCAGATCACCGAGAGTCCTACCCATTCTGTCACAAGTCCCACGCTTATAACTGTAAGCCCTTCCACTTTTCTAGACCTTGCCACGCTCTCCAACCCCTCTGCAAACACAGACCCTCCCCTCCCAGGCATCGACCCCCTGTCCTGTAGCTACCCAGCCTCCACTTCCTGCACTCAGGCAGACCCCATAGCCCCCAGCACCTCCCACCCAAGTCCTACCTGCTCCAGTTGGGAACCCCTCACAAGCCCTTCCCCAAAACTCCCAGAAGCCATCCGTCAGAGCCCAagtccccctccctcacccctagCCCCTGTGCCCCAGCATTCAGACCCTAGAGTGGCCAGGGCTGCCCAGGCCCCAGTTCCAGGGGCAGCTGGAGGTGCTGGGGACAGGAAACTGGAAGAGGCACTGGGGGCCCTAATGGCTGCCCTGGATGACTATCGTGGCCAGTTTCCTGAGCTGCAGGGCCTGGAGCAGGAGGTGACCCGGCTGGAGAGTCTGCTTATG AGACAAGGCCTGACTCGCAGCCGGGCCTCCAGTCTTAGCATCACTGTGGAGCATGCCCTGGAGAGCTTCAGCTTCCTCAATGAAGATGAAGACAATGACAGTCCTGGGGACAG GCCCCCAAACAGCCCGGAGCCTGGGGCTGAGGACAGCCTCGACTCACCTAGTGCCCGACCCCTCAGCACAGAGTGTCCAGCTCTGGACACTGCCTTGGTCCAGCATCTGTACCACTGCAGCCGCCTCCTGCTG aaactgggcacaTTTGGGCCCCTGCGCTGCCAAGAGGCATGGGCCCTGGAGCGGCTACTACGGGAGGCCCGAGTGCTTGAAGCAGTATGTGAGCTTAGCAGGCGATGGGAAATCCCTGCCACCTCTGCCCAGGAAG TGGTGCAGTTCTCGGCCTCCCGGCCCGGCTTCCTGACCTTCTGGGACCAATGTACAGAGGGACTCAGCCCCTTCATCTGCCCTGTGGAGCGGGTGCTCCTCACCTTCTGCAATCAGTACGGCGCCCGTCTCTCCCTGCGCCAGCCAGGCTTAGCCGAGGCTG TGTGTGTCAAGTTCCTGGAGGATGCCCTGGGGCAGAAGCTGCCCCGGAGGCCCCAGTCAGGCCCTGGAGAGCAGCTCACCGTCTTCCAGTTCTGGAGTTACTTCGAAGCCTTGGACAGCTCCTGCATGGAGGCCTATGTGACCGAGACTGCCGAGGAGG TGTTACTAGTGCGGAATCTGAACTCAGATGACCAGGCTGTGGTGCTGAAAGCCCTGAGGTTGGCACCTGAGGGGCGGCTTCGAAGGGATGGGCTCCGGGCCCTCAGCTCCCTGCTTGTCCATGGCAACAACAAGGTCATGGCTGCTGTCAGCACTCAGCTCCGGAGCCTGTCACTGGGCCCTGCCTTTCGGGAAAGG GCTCTACTCTGCTTCCTGGACCAGCTCGAGGATGAGGATGTGCAGACGAGAGTGGCTGGCTGCTTGGCCCTGGGCTGCATCAAG GCTCCTGAAGGCATTGAGCCCCTGGTGTACCTGTGCCAAACGGACACAGAAGCCGTGAGGGAAGCAGCTCGGCAGAGCCTGCAGCAATGCG GAGAAGAGGGACAGTCTGCCCATCGACGGCTGGAGGAGTCACTGGATGCCCTGCCCCGCATCTTCGGGCCCGGCAGCATGGCCAGCACGGCATTTTAA